The following are from one region of the Lepeophtheirus salmonis chromosome 8, UVic_Lsal_1.4, whole genome shotgun sequence genome:
- the LOC121122506 gene encoding LOW QUALITY PROTEIN: citramalyl-CoA lyase, mitochondrial-like (The sequence of the model RefSeq protein was modified relative to this genomic sequence to represent the inferred CDS: inserted 1 base in 1 codon) — MLALHNALLKKYSGHIKSSVCLFSSSLDKRHSTPRRALMYVPGSDKRKLAKIPQLGADCICLDMEDGVSYVAKGEARQLIRNILDGKLEIDFGQSEQSIRFNSVQSGLLEKDAEVXFRGDLRSLPSSVQLPKVDDSEHVKWFSEVIKSNIENKILLEGKKMSLLFFVESALALINLNDIVKGILQIKDAPFFPEAIVFGSDDYIANVGGTRTPEAAELIYARQKVVAVAKAYGLQAIDLVHINYKDLEGLKAQSIEGVHMGFSGKQVIHPGQVATVHSCFSPSEEKVRWATELIQEFKVHERSGKGAFTFRGNMIDMPLVLQAQNVLDLNQGTTY, encoded by the exons ATGTTGGCTCTTCATAATGCCTTACTTAAGAAATATAGTGGACATATAAAATCCTCTGTTTGCCTATTTTCCTCCTCTTTGGACAAAAGACATTCAACTCCCAGGCGGGCTCTCATGTACGTCCCAGGAAGTGACAAAAGAAAGCTTGCTAAAATACCACAACTAGGAGCTGATTGTATTTGTCTCGATATGGAGGATGGTGTTTCATATGTTGCTAAAGGAGAAGCAAGGCAATTAATTCGAAATATTTTAGATGGTAAATTAGAGATTGACTTTGGCCAGTCTGAACAAAGTATTCGATTCAACTCTGTTCAAAGTGGGTTGTTAGAAAAGGACGCAGAAG TATTTAGAGGAGACTTAAGATCCTTACCCTCCTCAGTTCAATTACCTAAAGTTGATGACTCTGAGCATGTAAAATGGTTTTCTGAAGTGATCAAAAGCAATatcgaaaataaaatactcCTTGAAGGGAAAAAGATGAGCCTTTTGTTTTTTGTGGAGTCCGCTTTAGCTCTCATTAATCTCAATGACATTGTCAAGGGTATACTTCAAATAAAGGATGCTCCCTTTTTCCCTGAGGCCATAGTTTTTGGGAGTGATGATTATATAGCAAATGTTGGAGGAACAAGAACACCCGAGGCAGCTGAACTCATATACGCTCGCCAGAAAGTTGTTGCTGTTGCTAAGGCCTACGGCTTACAAGCTATTGACTTAGTTCATATCAATTATAAAGACTTGGAGGGACTCAAAGCTCAGTCCATCGAGGGAGTTCATATGGGATTTAGTGGAAAGCAAGTTATTCATCCCGGACAAGTTGCCACTGTTCATTCTTGTTTTTCTCCATCGGAAGAGAAAGTGAGGTGGGCAACAGAACTCATACAGGAATTTAAAGTGCATGAAAGATCAGGGAAGGGGGCCTTTACTTTTCGAGGAAACATGATTGACATGCCATTGGTACTGCAAGCGCAAAATGTATTAGATTTAAATCAAGGAACAACATATTGA
- the LOC121122507 gene encoding uncharacterized protein, translating into MLSIFFHESLIHHVTMSISITDLRYKQLPTLNESEEDYNEPRTESSSSWTDDEFEFEASTKIHDLFHGIEAFLYEDDASSINSNLCDELTQWKETFPHLRVLGTGIKSLNPQLESEEVFLLNPPSESKFDSLYKQIIEDLSVTKISGSISRPSTTSMKKKKSSKKSYNRLSILPSLRSITSAPLVRENDKRSKKESSNSSSSSKKDVILPPIVNKSGISRNTLQRRTFPDRKLFLKNQF; encoded by the exons atgctttctattttttttcatgagtcCCTTATTCATCATGTCACCATGAGTATATCCATAACAGATTTGAGATATAAACAACTTCCAACATTAAATGAATCAGAAGAAGACTATAA TGAACCACGTACTGAATCCTCGAGCTCTTGGACTGATGACGAATTTGAATTCGAGGCTTCAACTAAAATCCACGATCTATTTCATGGAATCGAAGCCTTTTTGTACGAGGATGATGCAAGTTCAATCAACTCAAATTTATGTGATGAGTTAACTCAATGGAAGGAAACGTTTCCACATTTAAG AGTCCTTGGCACAGGAATCAAATCCCTGAATCCTCAATTAGAGTCAGAAGAGGTCTTTCTTCTAAATCCACCTTCCGAATCGAAATTTGATAGTCTATATAAACAAATCATCGAGGATTTGTCAGTAACAAAGATCTCTGGTAGTATTTCCAGACCTTCCACTACATccatgaagaagaagaagtccTCCAAAAAGTCATATAATCGATTGAGCATTTTACCGTCTCTTCGTAGCATCACGAGTGCTCCATTGGTTCGTGAAAATGATAAAAG GAGCAAGAAGGAGTCTTCAAATTCCAGCAGTAGTTCCAAAAAGGATGTAATCCTACCACCAATTGTGAATAAATCCGGG ATAAGTCGTAATACTCTTCAAAGACGCACGTTCCCTGACCGAAAGCTATtcctaaaaaatcaattctaa
- the LOC121122505 gene encoding TRAF3-interacting protein 1 encodes MMNKGLMKKNRKHQGGVRKKYKSKQIDQKMSVPGSTIKKTQDALGRYVKKPQLTDKLLNKPPFRFLHDVISVVIRDHGKFRGLFNESEMNSNNVKDKESKLKYLDKIIRAVSFATGSVLSAKPGKIVSGQEPAKTNEFLQALAAVISKKIDTSGAVKKTISGNKPESSSRKPRSTTKNDSASSRRSSSIIDDSKKDSASSRRTSITDEKSLSSAFQRDAEPSVNEEIPIQKNEEPPESLEVAEEPIPIEVPQEEESKQVEPESITTPESVSRPITNRIKSAMRPPSSRPAAPRLRERPNIEPEEIIRPGTSTKPVNLILAMDDEEEEDGDNFLIQETNDNVLHLEDRVDLAIDSHDVVEAEGKEHGGLVQEILATQKELNVAEEKQKVSIEAESDLTDLTYRRERESTQREIDKLKESIQTLTRYANPLGKLMNFLQEDVDSMQRELDTWRNERKQLKAKLNQEEHLTQKSIQPLRDHLIEIEYNVVEQLDKISSVKGKILKNDEKIAKMLSSISNK; translated from the exons ATGATGAATAAGGgactcatgaaaaaaaatagaaagcatCAAGGTGGAGTAAGGAAGAAATACAAAAGCAAGCAG attGATCAAAAGATGAGTGTCCCGGGCTCCACCATTAAAAAGACTCAAGATGCTCTTGGAAGATATGTGAAGAAGCCTCAACTAACAGATAAACTCCTTAATAAGCCTCCATTTCGATTTTTACACGATGTCATATCTGTGGTTATTCGGGATCATGGCAAATTTAGAGGACTTTTCAACGAAAGTGAAATGAACTCTAATAATGTGAAAGACAAGGaatccaaattaaaatatttggataaaatcATTCGTGCAGTAAGTTTTGCCACAGGATCTGTTTTATCTGCAAAGCCTGGTAAGATTGTAAGTGGGCAGGAACCTGCGAAAACCAACGAATTTCTTCAG GCATTGGCAGCAGTTATAAGTAAGAAAATAGACACATCAGGAGCAGTTAAAAAAACCATCAGTGGTAACAAGCCAGAATCCTCTAGTAGAAAGCCAAGAAGTACTACTAAAAATGACTCTGCTTCCAGTCGTAGATCTTCTTCTATCATCGATGACTCTAAAAAAGATTCTGCTTCAAGTCGTAGAACCTCCATCACTGACGAAAAAAGCCTTTCTTCTGCATTTCAAAGAGATGCAGAACCCTCCGTGAATGAAGAGATACCCATACAAAAGAATGAAGAGCCCCCTGAGTCCCTTGAAGTGGCAGAAGAACCTATTCCTATAGAAGTTCCTCAGGAAGAGGAGTCCAAGCAAGTGGAACCAGAGTCTATTACTACTCCAGAATCCGTTTCCAGACCCATTACAA atcGAATTAAATCCGCCATGAGACCTCCATCTAGTCGTCCAGCTGCTCCTCGTTTAAGAGAAAGACCAAATATAGAGCCTGAAGAAATTATTCGCCCAGGGACAAGCACAAAACctgttaatttaatattagcaATGGACGATGAGGAAGAAGAGGATGGAGACAATTTTCTGATTCAGGAAACCAACGATAATGTTCTCCATTTGGAAGATCGTGTTGATCTAGCTATAGACTCACAC GACGTGGTTGAGGCGGAGGGTAAGGAACATGGCGGTCTCGTGCAAGAAATCCTAGCCACTCAAAAGGAATTGAATGTTGCTGAGGAAAAACAAAAGGTGAGCATTGAAGCTGAGTCTGATTTAACGGATTTAACATATAGACGTGAGCGCGAATCAACGCAACGAGAAATTGATAAGCTTAAGGAGTCAATTCAAACCCTAACCCGTTATGCCAATCCTCTAGGAAAACTCATGAACTTTCTCCAGGAGGATGTGGACTCAATGCAACGGGAGTTGGATACATGGCGAAAT GAAAGAAAGCAACTGAAAGCAAAGCTCAATCAAGAGGAACATTTAACTCAAAAGTCCATTCAGCCATTGAGGGACCATTTGATTGAAATAGAGTATAACGTAGTAGAGCAATTGGATAA GATATCGTCCGTAAAGGGGAAAATCCTCAAAAATGATGAGAAAATAGCCAAAATGCTCAGTAGCATTTCAAACAAATAA